One Aphidius gifuensis isolate YNYX2018 linkage group LG5, ASM1490517v1, whole genome shotgun sequence genomic region harbors:
- the LOC122857038 gene encoding tyrosine-protein kinase Abl-like isoform X1 translates to MGAQQTKDRVISTGSTVRQTRKQPRNPKESRLIGSNIFTEHSEALLQSRPLPHIPALPEGDPPSGTSLQSLSQQSNFSQHNTGGVGGGGGVVGGSSGVVGGGGVVGGGGVGGGSSGSGSGNLLEAANRWTSKENLLAQEEDDPQLFVALYDFQAGGENQLSLKKGEQVRILSYNKSGEWCEAHSSAGQVGWVPSNYVTPVNSLEKHSWYHGRIARNAAEYLLSSGINGSFLVRESESSPGQRSISLRYEGRVYHYRINEDSDGKMFVTAESKFNTLAELVHHHSMLADGLITQLLYPAPKHNKPTVFPLSPEPDEWEINRTDIVMRHKLGGGQYGDVYEAVWKRYNMTVAVKTLKEDTMALKDFLEEASIMKEMKHKNLVQLLGVCTREPPFYIITEFMSKGNLLDYLRNENKNQINAVVLMHMATQIASGMNYLESRNFIHRDLAARNCLVGENHQVKVADFGLARLMRDDTYTAHAGAKFPIKWTAPEGLAYNKFSTKSDVWAFGILLWEIATYGMSPYPGVDLTDVYHMLEKGYRMECPPGCPPKVYDLMRQCWQWSAIDRPTFKDIHHSLENMFQESSITEEVEKQLQGSSCTSASGGGSGGSGGGGGGNSSGNGNASGSGSDALILSYKKSQVGSTGNIHGLVLVSDQLSTSGLTQDGPSTVTKLSTFMGGLANKGSSIVQMRRSTNKKGKQAPAPPKRTSLLSSCSSFRDSAYHEQDQQIIDNVGAVNLDDGNDLNGIDNTFQGITRELVTMATQSVPSGCGDQDDDGDGNQQITEQNISTSYQSSASPESVLNQKQLKTQHNPSKDVLPQKLVHVGALEVQNVKRAINRYGTMPKGLRIGAYLESLRQSGNSSSHDTPLVSENIQQQSQQRDQAQLPSVIHDLPRENQETLQHRSLSPRQNNNLRNQSQMTRSNSSSGVVNTYQPPNSPRNRCAINRNKNNQDNNNINLRTFRTTNNSAFRTASPSRSVQPTLADLEFPPPPPLDLPPPPPPPPLSSSSSSSSSSAASSSSSVSSSSSASTTTDENQLPNYEKSFNKNDNTSVKLKNSPITCKKNKNKKLHDNNNKDDEDVDDDDKLNDVKTREPSVKEASSRFGVNLRRRDLQNDSINLIKYIDEKRSVFRPIKDSKYDGTCISSSSPVESPPPPLPPPPPLPANNDNNDTFNKKPGMKEMLELKLINEIRHNSTSDLKTTNNTNKKCKSSNVNNNSTSIPSSSLSSSSTTSTTSTTTTTTTTTTTTTQQLDPASQLLSELCENLNIDKKKNKKSIYNYGNEYAMLNLKTIEPPQEFNTNDKYTTSPITEMNIKLKKIDKTINRCNQLKDDTNNENTIIDFKSRLRKVDNTDKNDDKNNKKNDDTNDIVVSENDDNDDKRKSTGSISSLKKLWENKECTSGVSDNNNQQLSPKLNVRNFNKNNNDNIDTGDDSPEDHIYSSTTRSLLLSSSTTNKNVNLPSTSSSQSPVINDNNEKPIVPAKPIKNITTNNKLFTSTIYATPICDKQITPTTTTTTTNDYDETILNKQHSNNSTVKHKKNDIIELSNAIDLTITNLKGNPTIVMTNWLQLSDKVGLLHGLLQNINNNDCGIGIPAHARFQYRDLTGRLELQGRQLRAAGTRNITENTRLLSDVQNTIKDVTNMVQR, encoded by the exons ATGGGTGCTCAACAAACTAAGGATAGAGTCATATCAACCGGCTCAACAGTGAGACAAACAAGAAAACAACCAAGAAATCCAAAAGAATCAAGACTCATTGGATCCAACATCTTCACCGAGCACAGTG aagcACTTTTACAAAGTAGACCTCTGCCACATATCCCTGCATTACCTGAGGGTGATCCACCAAGTGGTACAAGTTTACAATCATTATCACAACAATCAAATTTTTCACAACATAATActggtggtgttggtggtggtggtggtgttgttggtggtagtagtggtgttgttggtggtggtggtgttgttggtggtggtggtgttggtggtggtagtaGTGGTAGTGGTAGTGGAAATCTTCTTGAAGCAGCAAATAGATGGACAAGCAAAGAAAATCTTTTGGCACAAGAAGAAGATGATCCACAATTATTTGTTGCACTTTATGACTTTCAGGCTGGTGGTGAAAATCAACTTAGTcttaaaaaag GTGAACAAGTACGAATATTGAGTTACAATAAAAGTGGTGAATGGTGTGAGGCACATTCAAGTGCTGGACAAGTTGGTTGGGTACCATCAAATTATGTAACACCAGTTAATTCATTAGAAAAACATTCTTGGTATCATGGAAGAATAGCAAGAAATGCTgctgaatatttattaagttCTGGTATTAATGGAAGTTTTCTTGTACGTGAATCAGAAAGTAGTCCTGGACAAAGAAGTATATCACTACGTTATGAGGGTAGAGTTTATCATTATAGAATTAATGAAGACAGTGATGGAAag ATGTTTGTAACGGCTGAGAGTAAATTTAATACACTTGCTGAACTTGTACATCATCATTCAATGCTTGCTGATGGACTTATTACACAATTACTATATCCAGCACCAAAACATAATAAACCAACAGTATTTCCATTAAGTccag AACCAGATGAATGGGAAATAAATCGTACTGATATTGTAATGCGTCATAAACTTGGTGGTGGACAATATGGTGATGTTTATGAAGCAGTATGGAAACGTTATAATATGACTGTTGCTGTTAAAACATTAAAAGAAGATACAATGGCATTAAAAGATTTTCTTGAAGAAGCATCAATTATGAAAGAAATGAAACATAAAAATCTAGTCCAATTACTTGGTGTATGTACACGTGAACCaccattttatattataactgAATTTATGAGTAAAGGTAATTTACTTGATTATTTacgtaatgaaaataaaaatcaaataaatgctGTTGTATTAATGCATATGGCAACACAAATTGCAAGTGGTATGAATTATCTTGAAAGTAGAAATTTTATACATCGTGATTTAGCAGCACGTAATTGTTTAGTTGGTGAAAATCATCAAGTTAAAGTTGCTGATTTTGGATTAGCAAGATTAATGAGAGATGATACATATACAGCACATGCTGGTGCTAAATTTCCAATAAAATGGACAGCACCAGAAGGTCTTgcttataataaattttcaacaaaatctGATGTATGGGCATTTGGTATATTATTATGGGAAATAGCAACATATGGAATGAGTCCATATCCTGGTGTTGATTTAACTGATGTTTATCATATGTTAGAAAAAGGTTATAGAATGGAATGTCCACCAGGTTGTCCACCAAAAGTATATGATTTAATGAGACAATGTTGGCAATGGTCAGCTATTGATAGACCAACATTTAAAGATATTCATCATTCACTTGAAAATATGTTTCAAGAATCAAGTATAACTGAAGaagttgaaaaacaattacagGGTAGTAGTTGTACTAGTGCTAGTGGTGGTGGAAGTGGTGGAagtggtggtggaggtggtggtaaTAGTAGTGGCAATGGTAATGCTAGTGGTAGTGGTAGTGATGCtcttattttatcatataaaaaatcacaagTTGGAAGCACTGGAAATATTCATGGACTTGTTCTCGTTTCTGATCAATTATCAACGTCTGGTTTAACTCAag atGGACCAAGTACTGTCACAAAATTAAGTACATTTATGGGTGGACTTGCAAATAAAGGAAGTAGTATTGTTCAAATGCGTagatcaacaaataaaaaaggaaaacaaGCACCAGCACCACCAAAAAGAACAAg TTTGTTGTCTTCATGCAGTTCATTTCGTGACTCTGCATATCATGAACAAgatcaacaaataattgataatgtcGGTGCTGTTAATTTGGATGATGGCAACGATCTAAATGGTATTGATAACACTTTTCAAG GTATCACACGAGAACTTGTGACAATGGCAACACAATCAGTACCATCAGGATGTGGTGATCaggatgatgatggtgatggaaACCAGCAGATTACTGAgcaaaatatatcaacatcaTATCAATCATCAGCATCACCGGAGTCAGTACTAAATcagaaacaattaaaaactcaACATAATCCATCCAAAGACGTACTCCCACAGAAG CTGGTCCACGTGGGTGCCCTGGAAGTGCAAAATGTTAAACGTGCCATAAATCGTTATGGAACAATGCCAAAAGGTTTACGTATTGGTGCATATTTAGAATCATTACGTCAAAGTGGCAATTCATCATCACATGATACACCATTAGTTAGtgaaaatatacaacaacaatcacaacaacGTGATCAAGCACAATTACCATCAGTAATACATGATTTACCAAGAGAAAATCAAGAAACATTACAACATCGTTCATTATCACCacgtcaaaataataatttacgtaaTCAATCACAAATGACACGTAGTAATTCATCAAGTGGTGTTGTTAATACTTATCAACCACCAAATTCACCACGTAATCGTTGTGCTATTAatcgtaataaaaataatcaagataataataatattaatttacgtaCATTTAgaacaacaaataattcagCATTTCGTACAGCAAGTCCATCAAGATCAGTACAACCAACACTTGCTGATTTAGAATttccaccacctccaccattAGATTTACCACCtccacctccaccaccaccattatcatcatcttcatcatcttcatcctcatcagcagcatcatcatcatcatcagtatcatcatcatcatcagcatcaacaacaactgatgaaaatcaattaccaaattatgaaaaaagctttaataaaaatgataatacaagtgttaaattaaaaaattcaccaataacatgtaaaaaaaataaaaataaaaaattacatgataataataataaagacgatgaagatgttgatgatgatgataagcTAAATGATGTTAAAACACGTGAACCATCAGTTAAAGAAGCATCATCAAGATTTGGTGTTAATTTACGTCGTCGTGATTTACAAaatgattcaattaatttaattaaatatattgatgaaaaaagatCAGTATTTAGACCAATAAAAGATTCAAAATATGATGGTACAtgtatatcatcatcatcaccagttgaatcaccaccaccaccgttaccaccaccaccaccattacctgcaaataatgataataatgacacatttaataaaaaaccagGAATGAAAGAAATGTTAgagttaaaattaatcaatgaaaTACGTCATAATTCAACAagtgatttaaaaacaacaaataatacaaataaaaaatgtaaatcatcaaatgtaaataataattcaacatcaataccgtcatcatcattatcatcatcatcaacaacatctaCAACGTCAACAACAACgactacaacaacaacaacgacgacGACAACCCAACAATTAGATCCAGcatcacaattattatcagaattatgtgaaaatttaaatattgataaaaaaaaaaataaaaaatcaatctaTAATTATGGTAATGAATAtgcaatgttaaatttaaaaacaattgaaccACCACAAGAATttaatacaaatgataaatatacaaCATCACCAATAActgaaatgaatattaaattaaaaaaaattgataaaacaataaatcgTTGTAATCAACTAAAAGATGatacaaataatgaaaatacaataattgattttaaatcaaGATTAAGAAAAGTTGATAATAcagataaaaatgatgataaaaataataaaaaaaatgatgatacaaatgatattgttgtatcggaaaatgatgataatgatgataaaagaaaaagcaCTGGAAGTATaagtagtttaaaaaaattatgggaAAATAAAGAATGTACATCTGGTgttagtgataataataatcaacaattaagTCCAAAATTAAACGtacgtaattttaataaaaataataatgataatattgatactgGTGATGATAGTCCAGAGgatcatatttattcatcaacaacacgttcattattattatcatcatcaacaacaaataaaaatgtaaatttaccaagtacatcatcatcacaatcaccagttatcaatgataataatgaaaaaccaaTTGTACCAGCAaaaccaattaaaaatataacaacaaataataaattatttacatcgACAATTTATGCAACACCAATTTGTGATAAACAaataacaccaacaacaacaacgacgacAACGAATGATTATGatgaaacaatattaaataaacaacatagtaataatagtactgttaaacataaaaaaaatgatattattgaattatcaaatgccattgatttaacaataacaaatttaaaaggTAATCCAACAATTGTTATGACAAATTGGTTACAATTATCAGATAAAGTTGGATTATTACATggtttattacaaaatattaataataatgattgtggTATTGGTATACCAGCACATGCTAGATTTCAATATCGTGATTTAACAGGAAGATTAGAATTACAAGGACGACAACTTAGAGCTGCTGGTACAAGAAATATCACAGAGAATACAAGACTACTCAGTGACGTTCAAAATACTATAAAAGATGTTACAAATATGGTtcaaaggtaa
- the LOC122857053 gene encoding NTF2-related export protein-like: MEQDLKTKIDLACKTAEEFTKHYYETVDKKRYLVSKLYMDEGSFTWNGNNTKGKDNVQKFWCELPISTHTIITLDAQPVTDQGVGNQITFLVKVHGSVKYQDKLSRPFNQNFIITAVAEKWKIVNDCFRMQESPEETN, translated from the exons ATGGAGCAA gatttaaaaactaaaattgatTTGGCTTGTAAGACTGCTGAGGAATTTACCAAACATTATTATGAAACTGTTGACAAAAAAAGATAC ttAGTATCAAAGTTGTACATGGATGAAGGAAGTTTTACATGGAATGGTAACAACACTAAAGGAAAAGATAATGTTCAAAAATTTTGGTGTGAATTGCCAATATCAACTCATACAATTATTACACTTGATGCACAACCAGTAAccg aCCAAGGAGTTGGTAATCAAATAACATTTCTCGTTAAAGTTCATGGCAGTGTTAAATATCAAGACAAATTATCAAGACCtttcaatcaaaattttataataacagcTGTTGctgaaaaatggaaaatagtTAATGATTGCTTTAGAATGCAAGAGTCACCTGaagaaacaaattaa
- the LOC122857038 gene encoding tyrosine-protein kinase Abl-like isoform X2, translating to MGAQQTKDRVISTGSTVRQTRKQPRNPKESRLIGSNIFTEHSEALLQSRPLPHIPALPEGDPPSGTSLQSLSQQSNFSQHNTGGVGGGGGVVGGSSGVVGGGGVVGGGGVGGGSSGSGSGNLLEAANRWTSKENLLAQEEDDPQLFVALYDFQAGGENQLSLKKGEQVRILSYNKSGEWCEAHSSAGQVGWVPSNYVTPVNSLEKHSWYHGRIARNAAEYLLSSGINGSFLVRESESSPGQRSISLRYEGRVYHYRINEDSDGKMFVTAESKFNTLAELVHHHSMLADGLITQLLYPAPKHNKPTVFPLSPEPDEWEINRTDIVMRHKLGGGQYGDVYEAVWKRYNMTVAVKTLKEDTMALKDFLEEASIMKEMKHKNLVQLLGVCTREPPFYIITEFMSKGNLLDYLRNENKNQINAVVLMHMATQIASGMNYLESRNFIHRDLAARNCLVGENHQVKVADFGLARLMRDDTYTAHAGAKFPIKWTAPEGLAYNKFSTKSDVWAFGILLWEIATYGMSPYPGVDLTDVYHMLEKGYRMECPPGCPPKVYDLMRQCWQWSAIDRPTFKDIHHSLENMFQESSITEEVEKQLQGSSCTSASGGGSGGSGGGGGGNSSGNGNASGSGSDALILSYKKSQVGSTGNIHGLVLVSDQLSTSGLTQDGPSTVTKLSTFMGGLANKGSSIVQMRRSTNKKGKQAPAPPKRTSLLSSCSSFRDSAYHEQDQQIIDNVGAVNLDDGNDLNGITRELVTMATQSVPSGCGDQDDDGDGNQQITEQNISTSYQSSASPESVLNQKQLKTQHNPSKDVLPQKLVHVGALEVQNVKRAINRYGTMPKGLRIGAYLESLRQSGNSSSHDTPLVSENIQQQSQQRDQAQLPSVIHDLPRENQETLQHRSLSPRQNNNLRNQSQMTRSNSSSGVVNTYQPPNSPRNRCAINRNKNNQDNNNINLRTFRTTNNSAFRTASPSRSVQPTLADLEFPPPPPLDLPPPPPPPPLSSSSSSSSSSAASSSSSVSSSSSASTTTDENQLPNYEKSFNKNDNTSVKLKNSPITCKKNKNKKLHDNNNKDDEDVDDDDKLNDVKTREPSVKEASSRFGVNLRRRDLQNDSINLIKYIDEKRSVFRPIKDSKYDGTCISSSSPVESPPPPLPPPPPLPANNDNNDTFNKKPGMKEMLELKLINEIRHNSTSDLKTTNNTNKKCKSSNVNNNSTSIPSSSLSSSSTTSTTSTTTTTTTTTTTTTQQLDPASQLLSELCENLNIDKKKNKKSIYNYGNEYAMLNLKTIEPPQEFNTNDKYTTSPITEMNIKLKKIDKTINRCNQLKDDTNNENTIIDFKSRLRKVDNTDKNDDKNNKKNDDTNDIVVSENDDNDDKRKSTGSISSLKKLWENKECTSGVSDNNNQQLSPKLNVRNFNKNNNDNIDTGDDSPEDHIYSSTTRSLLLSSSTTNKNVNLPSTSSSQSPVINDNNEKPIVPAKPIKNITTNNKLFTSTIYATPICDKQITPTTTTTTTNDYDETILNKQHSNNSTVKHKKNDIIELSNAIDLTITNLKGNPTIVMTNWLQLSDKVGLLHGLLQNINNNDCGIGIPAHARFQYRDLTGRLELQGRQLRAAGTRNITENTRLLSDVQNTIKDVTNMVQR from the exons ATGGGTGCTCAACAAACTAAGGATAGAGTCATATCAACCGGCTCAACAGTGAGACAAACAAGAAAACAACCAAGAAATCCAAAAGAATCAAGACTCATTGGATCCAACATCTTCACCGAGCACAGTG aagcACTTTTACAAAGTAGACCTCTGCCACATATCCCTGCATTACCTGAGGGTGATCCACCAAGTGGTACAAGTTTACAATCATTATCACAACAATCAAATTTTTCACAACATAATActggtggtgttggtggtggtggtggtgttgttggtggtagtagtggtgttgttggtggtggtggtgttgttggtggtggtggtgttggtggtggtagtaGTGGTAGTGGTAGTGGAAATCTTCTTGAAGCAGCAAATAGATGGACAAGCAAAGAAAATCTTTTGGCACAAGAAGAAGATGATCCACAATTATTTGTTGCACTTTATGACTTTCAGGCTGGTGGTGAAAATCAACTTAGTcttaaaaaag GTGAACAAGTACGAATATTGAGTTACAATAAAAGTGGTGAATGGTGTGAGGCACATTCAAGTGCTGGACAAGTTGGTTGGGTACCATCAAATTATGTAACACCAGTTAATTCATTAGAAAAACATTCTTGGTATCATGGAAGAATAGCAAGAAATGCTgctgaatatttattaagttCTGGTATTAATGGAAGTTTTCTTGTACGTGAATCAGAAAGTAGTCCTGGACAAAGAAGTATATCACTACGTTATGAGGGTAGAGTTTATCATTATAGAATTAATGAAGACAGTGATGGAAag ATGTTTGTAACGGCTGAGAGTAAATTTAATACACTTGCTGAACTTGTACATCATCATTCAATGCTTGCTGATGGACTTATTACACAATTACTATATCCAGCACCAAAACATAATAAACCAACAGTATTTCCATTAAGTccag AACCAGATGAATGGGAAATAAATCGTACTGATATTGTAATGCGTCATAAACTTGGTGGTGGACAATATGGTGATGTTTATGAAGCAGTATGGAAACGTTATAATATGACTGTTGCTGTTAAAACATTAAAAGAAGATACAATGGCATTAAAAGATTTTCTTGAAGAAGCATCAATTATGAAAGAAATGAAACATAAAAATCTAGTCCAATTACTTGGTGTATGTACACGTGAACCaccattttatattataactgAATTTATGAGTAAAGGTAATTTACTTGATTATTTacgtaatgaaaataaaaatcaaataaatgctGTTGTATTAATGCATATGGCAACACAAATTGCAAGTGGTATGAATTATCTTGAAAGTAGAAATTTTATACATCGTGATTTAGCAGCACGTAATTGTTTAGTTGGTGAAAATCATCAAGTTAAAGTTGCTGATTTTGGATTAGCAAGATTAATGAGAGATGATACATATACAGCACATGCTGGTGCTAAATTTCCAATAAAATGGACAGCACCAGAAGGTCTTgcttataataaattttcaacaaaatctGATGTATGGGCATTTGGTATATTATTATGGGAAATAGCAACATATGGAATGAGTCCATATCCTGGTGTTGATTTAACTGATGTTTATCATATGTTAGAAAAAGGTTATAGAATGGAATGTCCACCAGGTTGTCCACCAAAAGTATATGATTTAATGAGACAATGTTGGCAATGGTCAGCTATTGATAGACCAACATTTAAAGATATTCATCATTCACTTGAAAATATGTTTCAAGAATCAAGTATAACTGAAGaagttgaaaaacaattacagGGTAGTAGTTGTACTAGTGCTAGTGGTGGTGGAAGTGGTGGAagtggtggtggaggtggtggtaaTAGTAGTGGCAATGGTAATGCTAGTGGTAGTGGTAGTGATGCtcttattttatcatataaaaaatcacaagTTGGAAGCACTGGAAATATTCATGGACTTGTTCTCGTTTCTGATCAATTATCAACGTCTGGTTTAACTCAag atGGACCAAGTACTGTCACAAAATTAAGTACATTTATGGGTGGACTTGCAAATAAAGGAAGTAGTATTGTTCAAATGCGTagatcaacaaataaaaaaggaaaacaaGCACCAGCACCACCAAAAAGAACAAg TTTGTTGTCTTCATGCAGTTCATTTCGTGACTCTGCATATCATGAACAAgatcaacaaataattgataatgtcGGTGCTGTTAATTTGGATGATGGCAACGATCTAAATG GTATCACACGAGAACTTGTGACAATGGCAACACAATCAGTACCATCAGGATGTGGTGATCaggatgatgatggtgatggaaACCAGCAGATTACTGAgcaaaatatatcaacatcaTATCAATCATCAGCATCACCGGAGTCAGTACTAAATcagaaacaattaaaaactcaACATAATCCATCCAAAGACGTACTCCCACAGAAG CTGGTCCACGTGGGTGCCCTGGAAGTGCAAAATGTTAAACGTGCCATAAATCGTTATGGAACAATGCCAAAAGGTTTACGTATTGGTGCATATTTAGAATCATTACGTCAAAGTGGCAATTCATCATCACATGATACACCATTAGTTAGtgaaaatatacaacaacaatcacaacaacGTGATCAAGCACAATTACCATCAGTAATACATGATTTACCAAGAGAAAATCAAGAAACATTACAACATCGTTCATTATCACCacgtcaaaataataatttacgtaaTCAATCACAAATGACACGTAGTAATTCATCAAGTGGTGTTGTTAATACTTATCAACCACCAAATTCACCACGTAATCGTTGTGCTATTAatcgtaataaaaataatcaagataataataatattaatttacgtaCATTTAgaacaacaaataattcagCATTTCGTACAGCAAGTCCATCAAGATCAGTACAACCAACACTTGCTGATTTAGAATttccaccacctccaccattAGATTTACCACCtccacctccaccaccaccattatcatcatcttcatcatcttcatcctcatcagcagcatcatcatcatcatcagtatcatcatcatcatcagcatcaacaacaactgatgaaaatcaattaccaaattatgaaaaaagctttaataaaaatgataatacaagtgttaaattaaaaaattcaccaataacatgtaaaaaaaataaaaataaaaaattacatgataataataataaagacgatgaagatgttgatgatgatgataagcTAAATGATGTTAAAACACGTGAACCATCAGTTAAAGAAGCATCATCAAGATTTGGTGTTAATTTACGTCGTCGTGATTTACAAaatgattcaattaatttaattaaatatattgatgaaaaaagatCAGTATTTAGACCAATAAAAGATTCAAAATATGATGGTACAtgtatatcatcatcatcaccagttgaatcaccaccaccaccgttaccaccaccaccaccattacctgcaaataatgataataatgacacatttaataaaaaaccagGAATGAAAGAAATGTTAgagttaaaattaatcaatgaaaTACGTCATAATTCAACAagtgatttaaaaacaacaaataatacaaataaaaaatgtaaatcatcaaatgtaaataataattcaacatcaataccgtcatcatcattatcatcatcatcaacaacatctaCAACGTCAACAACAACgactacaacaacaacaacgacgacGACAACCCAACAATTAGATCCAGcatcacaattattatcagaattatgtgaaaatttaaatattgataaaaaaaaaaataaaaaatcaatctaTAATTATGGTAATGAATAtgcaatgttaaatttaaaaacaattgaaccACCACAAGAATttaatacaaatgataaatatacaaCATCACCAATAActgaaatgaatattaaattaaaaaaaattgataaaacaataaatcgTTGTAATCAACTAAAAGATGatacaaataatgaaaatacaataattgattttaaatcaaGATTAAGAAAAGTTGATAATAcagataaaaatgatgataaaaataataaaaaaaatgatgatacaaatgatattgttgtatcggaaaatgatgataatgatgataaaagaaaaagcaCTGGAAGTATaagtagtttaaaaaaattatgggaAAATAAAGAATGTACATCTGGTgttagtgataataataatcaacaattaagTCCAAAATTAAACGtacgtaattttaataaaaataataatgataatattgatactgGTGATGATAGTCCAGAGgatcatatttattcatcaacaacacgttcattattattatcatcatcaacaacaaataaaaatgtaaatttaccaagtacatcatcatcacaatcaccagttatcaatgataataatgaaaaaccaaTTGTACCAGCAaaaccaattaaaaatataacaacaaataataaattatttacatcgACAATTTATGCAACACCAATTTGTGATAAACAaataacaccaacaacaacaacgacgacAACGAATGATTATGatgaaacaatattaaataaacaacatagtaataatagtactgttaaacataaaaaaaatgatattattgaattatcaaatgccattgatttaacaataacaaatttaaaaggTAATCCAACAATTGTTATGACAAATTGGTTACAATTATCAGATAAAGTTGGATTATTACATggtttattacaaaatattaataataatgattgtggTATTGGTATACCAGCACATGCTAGATTTCAATATCGTGATTTAACAGGAAGATTAGAATTACAAGGACGACAACTTAGAGCTGCTGGTACAAGAAATATCACAGAGAATACAAGACTACTCAGTGACGTTCAAAATACTATAAAAGATGTTACAAATATGGTtcaaaggtaa